The uncultured Methanomethylovorans sp. genome contains a region encoding:
- a CDS encoding GNAT family N-acetyltransferase translates to MNVGKALMEKLLEKAKAKGIKKLYLDSQIKAIGFYRKFGFHECSDILMMQEWIIFQ, encoded by the coding sequence ATGAATGTTGGAAAAGCTTTAATGGAAAAATTATTAGAAAAAGCTAAAGCAAAAGGCATTAAAAAATTGTATCTTGATTCTCAGATCAAAGCTATAGGTTTCTACAGAAAATTCGGATTTCACGAATGTAGTGATATTTTGATGATGCAGGAATGGATCATATTTCAATGA
- a CDS encoding basic amino acid ABC transporter substrate-binding protein: protein MKKIFNIVFLALLIVSLVTISGCADKNADANQTSEQTAAPSGTANEKVYIVGTEPYFPPFEYADANVSSNIIGFDVDLINAIAADQGFKVEWKDLEFDALIPALQSGQIDIIASGMTITAEREEAVDFTEPYINAGLALAVANDNEEIKSVDELKDKVAAVQQGSTGSQEAEKLKAEGKIGDIIYLAHVNDIILNIQNGRADFTINDLPVTQAYMSQNPGVIKIVDDNITSDSYGFAVKSGNTELLNMLNQGLENVKKDGTYEKIMQKYF from the coding sequence TTGAAAAAAATATTTAACATTGTATTTTTGGCACTATTGATTGTGTCTTTGGTGACCATTTCTGGGTGTGCTGACAAAAATGCAGATGCAAATCAAACTTCAGAACAGACAGCAGCACCTTCAGGAACTGCAAATGAAAAAGTCTATATTGTTGGAACAGAACCCTATTTCCCCCCATTTGAATATGCGGATGCTAATGTTAGCAGCAATATAATTGGTTTTGATGTTGATCTTATTAATGCCATTGCTGCAGATCAGGGATTTAAAGTAGAGTGGAAAGATCTCGAATTCGATGCTCTAATTCCTGCCCTTCAGTCTGGTCAGATCGATATAATTGCTTCAGGTATGACCATTACAGCTGAACGTGAAGAAGCTGTAGATTTTACAGAACCTTATATCAATGCAGGTCTGGCTCTTGCTGTAGCTAATGACAATGAAGAAATAAAAAGTGTTGATGAGTTGAAAGACAAAGTAGCTGCTGTGCAGCAGGGTTCTACTGGCTCCCAGGAAGCTGAGAAACTGAAAGCTGAAGGAAAAATCGGAGACATTATCTATCTTGCACATGTGAATGATATAATCCTCAACATCCAGAACGGTCGTGCAGATTTCACGATTAATGATCTGCCAGTTACTCAAGCATATATGAGCCAGAATCCTGGAGTCATAAAGATCGTGGATGATAATATTACCAGCGATTCATATGGTTTTGCAGTAAAGAGTGGAAACACAGAACTCCTTAATATGCTTAACCAAGGTCTTGAGAACGTCAAGAAAGATGGAACATACGAAAAGATCATGCAAAAATACTTCTAA
- a CDS encoding amino acid ABC transporter permease, with protein sequence MAIKAVLHIFPVRPEVVKLSLLDTYLSHIVKVIPDLLLGSVVTIEVTSLGVFFGMILGTISGLGKLSKNQFFRYPAIAYVDFIRGTPLLVQILLFYYGIPGLFSNITGKPLSIDPILAGIIVCSINSGAYIAEIVRAGVQSIDRGQMEAARSLGMTERMAMKDIILPQAFKRIIPPLGNEFIALLKDSSLLAVIGVHELLKNGQLYISRTFAPFPVFIAVALMYLVMTIAISRLVAYLERRLGVSDSN encoded by the coding sequence TTGGCTATAAAAGCAGTTCTTCACATATTTCCAGTACGCCCTGAGGTAGTAAAGTTGTCTCTATTGGATACATATCTAAGTCACATTGTAAAAGTTATCCCTGATCTTCTTTTAGGATCTGTGGTAACCATTGAAGTCACAAGTCTGGGTGTATTTTTTGGTATGATTTTAGGAACCATATCAGGGCTTGGAAAGCTCTCGAAAAACCAATTTTTCCGCTATCCTGCTATTGCATATGTCGATTTTATTAGAGGGACTCCTCTTCTAGTTCAAATATTGCTTTTTTACTATGGTATCCCGGGACTTTTCTCAAACATAACGGGCAAACCTCTGTCTATTGATCCAATTCTTGCCGGTATTATTGTTTGTAGCATAAATAGTGGTGCCTATATTGCAGAGATTGTGCGTGCTGGTGTTCAGTCTATTGATAGGGGACAGATGGAAGCTGCGCGCTCACTAGGAATGACAGAAAGGATGGCTATGAAAGACATAATTCTTCCACAGGCTTTCAAAAGAATAATACCGCCTCTTGGGAATGAATTTATCGCGCTGCTAAAGGACTCATCTCTTTTAGCTGTTATTGGAGTACACGAATTGTTAAAGAACGGTCAACTTTACATTTCAAGGACCTTTGCACCTTTTCCTGTATTTATAGCTGTAGCCCTAATGTACCTTGTAATGACCATTGCAATATCCCGTCTTGTTGCATATTTGGAAAGGAGGCTTGGTGTAAGTGATAGTAATTAA
- a CDS encoding amino acid ABC transporter ATP-binding protein: MIVIKDLYKNFGDLQVLKGISVTIKDSEVVCVIGPSGSGKSTFLRCINFLETPTSGDIWIDGEIITDPQININKIREEAGMVFQHFNLFPHKTTLENVSLALIKVRRLPKEEAEKRALEILRKVGLEDKSLVYPAALSGGQKQRVAIARALAMHPKVMLFDEPTSALDPEMVGEVLTVMKDLAKMGMTMVVVTHEIGFAREVSDRVLFMDSGKILEEGTPQNIFSHAKNERTIAFLSKVL; the protein is encoded by the coding sequence GTGATAGTAATTAAAGATTTATACAAAAATTTTGGAGACCTCCAGGTCCTTAAAGGCATATCAGTTACAATAAAGGACAGTGAAGTGGTGTGTGTAATAGGGCCATCTGGATCTGGAAAAAGCACTTTCCTTCGCTGCATCAATTTTCTGGAAACACCTACTTCTGGAGATATCTGGATAGATGGAGAGATAATAACAGATCCACAGATCAACATCAATAAAATACGGGAGGAGGCTGGTATGGTTTTCCAGCATTTTAATCTCTTTCCTCATAAAACTACTCTTGAGAATGTGTCTCTTGCTCTTATAAAGGTTCGGAGACTTCCTAAAGAGGAAGCTGAAAAAAGAGCATTGGAGATATTGAGAAAAGTAGGACTGGAAGATAAATCTCTTGTATATCCTGCAGCACTTTCCGGCGGACAAAAACAGCGCGTGGCAATAGCACGTGCCTTGGCGATGCATCCAAAGGTCATGCTTTTTGATGAACCAACTTCTGCTCTTGATCCTGAAATGGTAGGGGAAGTATTGACTGTTATGAAAGACTTGGCAAAGATGGGAATGACAATGGTTGTAGTCACTCATGAAATAGGATTTGCACGGGAAGTCAGTGACAGAGTACTTTTTATGGACAGTGGGAAAATATTAGAGGAAGGCACACCTCAAAACATATTCAGCCATGCAAAAAATGAGAGAACCATTGCTTTTCTGAGTAAGGTGCTTTAA
- a CDS encoding ATP-binding cassette domain-containing protein, with translation MSAIEITGLTKTFGTLIAVDRMDLSIDREIFGLLGPNGSGKTTTVKMLTTILSPTSGDAFICGHSITRNPRKVRDRISYVPQDMAVDAKLTGRENVIFFAKLYGVKRPRDISDEVLSKMELGDRADDLARTYSGGMRRRLELAQALVHDPEVLFLDEPTIGLDVAGRKKIWEHIIDLKDNGMTVFVTTHYMDEANYACDRVGIIDHGVVVANASPEILKANCCSDIISIRADGQYQDVVIEGVKFIGQNGDELKFEAHSGGETGFALARALSDSGMKIKSFAIKQPTLDDVFLSLVAEQEDIGEFDYRRFRTMLRRRG, from the coding sequence ATGAGTGCAATTGAGATTACTGGCCTGACAAAAACTTTTGGTACCCTTATTGCAGTTGATAGGATGGATCTTTCCATCGATCGCGAGATCTTCGGTCTTCTCGGACCTAACGGCTCAGGTAAGACAACAACTGTCAAAATGCTGACCACTATCCTTTCTCCCACTTCAGGCGATGCATTCATATGCGGTCACTCAATTACCAGAAATCCACGGAAAGTGAGGGATAGGATAAGCTATGTACCACAGGATATGGCCGTGGATGCCAAATTAACCGGAAGGGAAAACGTAATCTTTTTTGCAAAGCTCTATGGTGTAAAAAGACCACGTGATATATCTGATGAAGTTCTTTCCAAGATGGAACTTGGTGATCGTGCAGACGATCTTGCAAGGACTTACTCAGGTGGTATGCGTAGAAGACTTGAACTTGCACAGGCGCTTGTTCATGATCCTGAAGTGCTCTTTCTGGATGAGCCAACTATAGGGCTTGATGTTGCAGGCCGAAAAAAGATATGGGAGCACATAATTGATCTAAAGGATAATGGAATGACCGTTTTTGTGACAACTCATTATATGGATGAGGCCAATTATGCCTGTGACAGAGTAGGAATTATTGATCATGGTGTTGTGGTCGCGAATGCTTCGCCAGAAATACTTAAAGCAAATTGTTGCAGTGATATCATTTCTATTAGGGCTGATGGCCAGTATCAAGATGTTGTCATTGAAGGAGTTAAGTTCATCGGGCAAAATGGGGATGAACTGAAATTTGAGGCTCATTCGGGAGGCGAAACTGGTTTTGCTCTTGCCCGTGCACTCTCCGATTCTGGAATGAAAATTAAGTCTTTCGCTATAAAGCAGCCTACTCTGGATGATGTCTTCCTTTCCCTGGTTGCTGAACAGGAAGATATAGGTGAATTTGATTATCGGCGATTTAGGACAATGCTCAGGAGACGAGGATGA